One genomic region from Anopheles bellator chromosome 2, idAnoBellAS_SP24_06.2, whole genome shotgun sequence encodes:
- the LOC131207822 gene encoding protein dimmed-like: MERYTTLGIERLSSYVPMSSMATADGAYLPNYLPMESSLCHSSSYSASSAGTSPSFSGAEHSNSYGLSYTDMTFDGESFVQIDSTALGLFSSTDGVTMCPADNPQAVSHIVESPEYGKDLPDGRIWKSPAIASESRRLYKTGKASCGAMKRDQRKKDPAVPPASPTVLKKRRLAANARERKRMNSLNVAFDRLREIVPSLGPDHKLSKFETLQMAQTYINALSDLLERGADATTYSLFNSLGDTATNDTNNNSSSNDHLTDSSCSLLMRGSEDSLDDSFLDIGYV; this comes from the coding sequence ATGGAACGGTATACGACGCTGGGGATCGAGAGATTGAGCTCGTACGTGCCGATGTCCTCGATGGCGACTGCCGATGGTGCGTACCTTCCGAACTACCTGCCGATGGAGAGTTCACTGTGCCACAGTAGCAGCTACAGTGCCTCGTCCGCTGGGACCAGCCCTTCGTTCTCCGGCGCAGAGCATAGTAACAGCTACGGTCTGTCTTACACCGATATGACGTTCGATGGTGAATCGTTCGTACAGATCGACTCGACTGCCCTTGGGTTGTTTAGCTCCACGGATGGAGTTACCATGTGCCCCGCCGATAACCCGCAAGCCGTGAGCCACATCGTGGAAAGTCCGGAATACGGCAAGGACCTGCCAGATGGGCGGATATGGAAGTCACCCGCGATCGCCAGTGAATCACGTCGTCTTTACAAGACGGGAAAAGCATCCTGCGGCGCTATGAAGAGGGACCAGCGTAAAAAGGACCCGGCGGtgccaccggccagcccgaCCGTGCTGAAGAAACGCCGCCTGGCGGCGAACGCACGCGAGCGCAAGCGCATGAACAGCCTGAACGTGGCGTTTGATCGGTTGCGAGAGATCGTCCCATCGCTCGGGCCCGACCACAAGCTGTCCAAGTTCGAAACGCTGCAGATGGCGCAGACCTACATCAACGCGCTGAGTGACCTGCTGGAGCGGGGTGCCGACGCCACGACGTACAGCCTTTTCAACAGCCTGGGGGACACGGCCACCAacgacaccaacaacaacagtagcagcaacgACCACCTCACCGACAGCTCCTGCAGCCTGCTGATGAGGGGCTCCGAAGACTCCTTGGACGACAGCTTTCTGGACATTGGATACGTTTAG